The following DNA comes from Candidatus Methylomirabilota bacterium.
GCTGCATCACACCCACCACGCGGTTGTCGTGCATGACCGGGATGGCCAGGACCTGTTTGGTCCGGAAGCCGGTCTTGGCGTCCCAGCTGCTGTCGAAGGTCAGCGAGGGGGCCAGCCGGGTGAGCTCGTTCTTGTCGTAGGCATCCGCGATGTTCAGCGGGGTCCGCGAAGAAGCCACGAAGCCGGCGATGCTCTTCTCGTTGATGGGGACCCGGATCTCCAGCACCTCGCTGATGGGGCCGGAGACCAACCGGGAGTACAGCTCCCGCTTGTCGGGATCGACGGCGAGGACCGTCAACCGCTCGCCGTCGGTGGCGCCCAGAATCTCCGCTTGCAGCTCGAGGAAGATGTCGTCGAGGCTCTTGACGCCGTTGATCCGATCGACGAGCGCGATGAGCTTCTGCTCGTAGGCGAGCCGCTGTTGCAGCGCGGACATGCTCTCGGGAGCCACAGCGAATTCAGCATAGCAGACGGTCGGGACAAAGCCGCCACAGCGGCGGGTTCCGAACCGCTAGTGCAGATGAACTAGCCGCCTTCGAGCGCCGGCTTTGCCGGCGCAATCCTGGGGGAGGCCTCGGAGGGGGCCGTCGCGCCCAACCGGCGCGCCTGTGTGTCGCCCCTCCGATTTTTAAAACGCCGGGCGCTCCACGTAGCTGCCCCACACCGCGCGCAGGGCGGCGACGATCTCGCCCAGTGACGCGCGGGCCCGCACCAGCTCGATGGTGATCGGCATCAGATTGACGTCCGGGCTCTGCGCCTCGGCTCGCAACCGGTCGAGCAAGGCGGCCACGCGCCGGCCGTCGCGGCGCGCCCGCACGGCCCGGAGGCTCGCCACCTGGCGCGCCTCGACCTCGGGGTCGACGCGATGAATCTCGAAGCTCGCCGCCTGCGGGGGCTCCACGTAGCGGTTGACGCCGACGACCACGCGCTCGCCGGAGGCCCGGGCCCGGGCCTCCTCCCAGGCCGAGTCGGCGATCTCGCGCTGGAAGTATCCGTCCTCCAGGGCCTTCACCGTCCCGCCGAGGGCGTCCACCTTGGCCAGGATCGCGAACACCGCCGTCTCGAACCGGTTGGTCAGCGCCTCCACGTAATACGAGCCGCCGAGGGGGTCCACCACGTCGGGAATCCGGGTCTCCTCGGCCAGGATCTGCTGGGTGCGCAGGGCGACCTTCATGGCCAGCTCGGAGGGGATGGCGTAGGCCTCGTCGAGCCCGTTGGTGTGCAGGGACTGGGCGCCTCCCAGCACCGCCGACAGCGCCTGGAGCGCCGTGCGCACGACATTGTTGAGGGGCTGGGCCTTGGTCAGCGTGGCGGCCGCCGTCTGGCAGTGGAAGCGCAGGCGCATCGATTCCGGCCGGGCGGCACCGAAGCGTTCCTTCATGAGGCGGGCCCAGATGCGACGGGCCGCGCGGAACTTCGCGACCTCCTCGAAGAAGTCGGCCTGGGCCACGAAATAGAAGGCCAGCCGGGGCGCGAAGGCGTCGACGGGCACACCGGCCCGGGTGACCTCCTCCACGTAGGCGATGGCGTTGGCCATCGTGAAGGCCACCTCCTGGACCGAGGTCGCTCCCGCCTCCGAGATGTGATAGCCGCTGATGTTGATGGGGTTGTAGCGGGCCATGCGCTGGGCGCAGAACACGATCATGTCCCGGACCAGCCGCAAGGAGGGGCGGATGGGGAAGATCCACTCCTTCTGCGCCATGTACTCCTTGAGGATGTCCGTCTGGCAGGTCCCCGACAGCGCGTGAAGGTCGTGGCCGCGCTCCTCGGCCAGCGCCACGTACATGGCCAGGAGGATCCAGGCCGCGGGGTTGATGGTCATGGACACCGAGATCCGCTCGAGGTCGACCCCGTCGAACAGCGCGGCCATGTCCTCGATGGTGTCGACGGCCACGCCCTCCCGACCCACCTCGCCCAGGGCCCGGGGGTCGTCGGAGTCGTAGCCCATCAGGGTCGGCATGTCGAAGTCGACCGAGAGCCCGGTCTGCCCCTGGGCGATCAGGTAGTGAAAGCGCTGGTTGGTGTCGCTGCCGGTGCCGTAGCCCGCGATCTGGCGCATCGTCCACAGTCGTCCCCGGTACATCGTGGGGTAGGGGCCGCGGGTGTAGGGATACTGGCCGGGTAGACCGATCGCCTCCCACGTCGTGTCGGCGATGTCCTCCGGCGTGTAGACGCGCTGTCGCGGCAGGCCGGACGCGGATCGCCGGTCCGGCCGGGCCTCCGGCTGTCGAGCCAGGAACTCCTCGAGCTCCCGGGCTTCCCACGCGCGGCGCGCCGCCGCCGCCTGCTCGAGCGTCGTCGGATCAAACATGTGTGGTCCCTCGTCGGTAGAGGTCGCGGTCGTCGATCACGCGCCGGGCCTTGAACTCCGTCCGGGGCAGCATCCCCGCCGGGAGCAGCTCCACCACCGGACGAACGCCCAGCCGGGCCCGCAGCCGCTCCGTCATCGCGGCGCGCAACCGCTCCTGGGCAGCCGGCGCGCCGTGGCTGGCGGCGTACTCGGCGCGGACGAGCAGCTCGTCCATGGTCTCCCGGCGGGACACGATGACCCTGAACTCGCCGCCGAAGCCCTCGATGGCCCGCAGCGTGTCCTCGATAGCGCTCGGGTAGATGTTCTCGCCGCGGACGATGATCATATCGTCCAGGCGACCGTAGAGGCCATGGGGCAGCCTCGGGTAGGTGCGGCCGCACGGGCACGGCGCGTCGCTCCAGCGGGCGCGATCGCCGGACACGAGCCGGATCATCGGCTGCGAGGTGCGCTCGAGGTGCGTGTACACCGGCGTGCCCTCCTCGCCGAAGGGCACGGGCTGGAAGCGCGCGGGATCGCAGACCTGCGTGTACACGAGATCCTGCCAGAGATGCATGCCCGTCCGGTGCCGGCACTCGCCGTTCGTCATCCACGGCGTCATCTCCGCCATCGAGCCCATGTCGATGCAGGCAGCCCCGAACGCCTCCTCGATCTGCCGCTTGGTAGCGGGGATCCCGGCGCCCGGCTCCCCGGAGAAGAGCAGGACGCGCAGGCCGAGTTGCCGGGGATCGATGCCCTCGCGGCGCGCCGTTTCCGCCAAATGCAGCGCGTAGGAGGGCGTGGCGTAGAGGGCGGTGGGACGGAGGTCGCGGGCCCAGGCCACCGCCATCAGCGTCTGCCCCGCCACGCCGGCGCCGAAGGGGAACATGGTGGCCCCCAGCCGCTCGCCGCCCTCGAGGGCCCCCCACGAGCCCAGGTAGAGGCTGAAGAACGAGCAGATCATGAACCGGTCGTGCGGGCGCACCCCGGCGCCCCAGAGGATGCGGGCGTGGGCCTCGCCGATCCGTTCCCAGTCGTCGCGGCCGATGCCGAACACGGTGGGCCGGCCCGTGGTGCCGCTGGTCCCGTGGATGCGGGCCACGTCGCGAGGCTCGATGCACAGATAGTCGCCGAAGGGCGCCGCCGCAGCCTGGGCCGCGCGCAGCTCCTCTTTCTGCACCACGGGAAATCGCGCGAGGTCTGCCAGCTCCTCGAGGGTCTCGGGCGAGACCCCGGCTTCAGTCCACTTGCGGCGGTAGAAGGCGCTGCGCTCCCACGCCCACTGCACCTGCCGCCGGAGCTTGGCCAGAATCAGCGCGTCCCGCTCGGGCGGATCCGCGCACTCGATCTCGGGCAGCCAGTATTCGGCGTCGGGAGCCGGCCGGTAGCCTGGATCGTAGCGGGGCGGCCAGCGGGTGAGGTCGACGCCCCGCGTGCGGGCGATCGCGGCCAGGTCGATCATCGGGCCAAGCGCGAGCGCGCCGCCGCCCGGACCCGGCGCACGACGTCGTCGGGTGGCGTGTCCTGGAGGACGACGTCGCGCACGCCCCGGGCGAGGAGGCCGGGCACCTCCTCGTCGGGGATGACCCCGCCCAGCACGACCGCGATATCCTGAGCGTGGGCCTCGCGCAGGAGATCGAGGATGCACGGCACCAGCGTCGCGTGAGCGCCCGAGAGCAGGCTCACGCCCAGCACGTCGACGTCTTCCTGCACGGCGGCGGCCACGACCTCCTCCGGCGTGCGGTGCAGCCCCGTGTAGATGACGTCCAGGCCGGCGTCGCGCAGACAGCGCGCCACCAGGCGGGCGCCCCGGTCATGGCCGTCCAGGCCCACCTTGGCGATCAACACCCGCGGCCGATGCTCGGGCATCGGCCGCTATTGTAGTCCCGAGCGCGGGGGGCCGGCGACGGCCAGGACATGAAGATGGAGGGGGGCACTGGACGCGCCCCCCTCCAAACCACCCCCACTCAGCCGGGGGGTGACGACCGTCGGAGCGGTAGCCCCGAGGCTGTGAGGGCGGCGCCCTGATCCTCTAGTGCCTAGGCACGGAGGGTCTCGGGCCTTCTTCTCTGCATCGTGAGCCGGCCCAGCTCAATGTCCCCTTACAATCCGTAGGCCGCGAGAATGCGCGTGAGTGTCCCGTCTCGCTGCATCGCGGCGTAGGCCGCTCGCCATTGCTCGAGATTGAGCCCGGGCGTGTTTTTCGATGCGGCGATATAGACCGGGGCGGAATCGAGTTTCAGCCCGAACGCTGGTGCACCAGGCAGCCCAAGCTCCATCCAGTTGAATGCGACTTCGGGCACCGGTGCATACCAGGCATCGATCCTAGCCTCGTGCAACGCGCGCGCGTTCTCGGCCGACGACTTGACGATCACGAGGTTCGTGTAGCCCCGGCGCTGGAGGTCCTTGACCATCGGTGAGCCGTCGCGCACGCCGATGCCCTTGAGGGTGCGCGCAGCGCCGTCGGTCTCGACCTTGGGCCTGCCCGGTGCGGTTGCGAAGGCGACATCCATATCGAGGATCTTCTGGACCCACTGATAGTGCGGCTCGCGGGCGGCGGTGCGGGCAAGGGGAAAGATGAGAGTATCGGGACGGGACTTAGCTTCTTCCTGGGAGTCTGGCCAACTCTTGCCGTAGATCACAGCGATTTCCGTCCCCAGGCGCTTGGCGATTTCAGACACGATGTCGCGGACGAATCCGGCGCGCGGACCTTGCTCGATGGAGAACGGCGGAATGTTGCTCGTGAGCGCGTCGGCGGCGAACGAGGATGTTGTTGCGCAGAAGAATGTTGCGGCGGCGAATACAACGAAGACACGGTGGATCATGGCGATATCCCTCCTCATCGGTGTTGACCGACGATCGCCAGATGCCCCACGGTCCGACCGGCAGCCAGGCCGTCGCCGGCGGCGCCCAGTCGCAGTCACGCCACGACGTCCGAGGTTGGACCGTGTCTCCATCTGGTTCAATGATCCACTCGCATCATTTTGGTGGAGCCCTCGGATGACCGACTCGACGCGCCCCCCACTCACCCAGGGCGTGACGGCCGTCGGAGCGGTAGCGCCGCGGCTGTGAGGCGGCGGCGAGGTCCCCTAGTAGGTCATGGACACGCCGAGGGTGGCGATGACCTCCGAGCTGTCCCCGTTGTTGACGGCCTCCAGGTTGTCGCCCAGTCGCATGTAGGTGAGGGCGCCCTTGAGCTGCCAGGCGCCGAACCCGGCCGGGACGAACTTGAGCGGGACGCCCGCCGCCAGACCCGCGCTGAAGTACCCGAAGGTGTCGTCGTCGCCGCCGACGCCCACGCGCTCGTAGTAATCACTCACGCTCAGCCCGAGCACGATCGGCACGGACAGCGTGACCGGGTAGGCCCCGTTGGCGTTGAACGTGTAGCCGGGGCTCACGCCGAGCTGCAGATAGACGCCTTCGTCGAGGCCGCCGTCGGCCTGGCCGTCCGTCTCGAAGGCGAGCAGCACGCTCGGGTTCAGCGCGAACGGGCCGAGAAGCTTGCTGTCGTTGTAGGCGAGGCCGAGGGCGATCTCCTCCACGGTCGTGAAGAAGCCGTTGGGACTCATGTAGGCCGTGTAGGTCACGGCCGCGGTGAAATCCTCGAACAGGGTCGCGCCCAGCCTGGCGTAGAAGTCGCTCTCGTACCAGATGCGCGGATCGCCGTTGGGGCCGCCAGTGCCCGTGGGACCGCCGTGCAGGCTGTTCCAGAGCCCGAGCGTGAGACCGACATTGGTGAGGGGCCCCTGGCCCTCCAGCAGCTTGAAGGTCACGTCGCCGTAAGGCTGCAGGATGAAGTCCTGATCCTCCTGCAGGATCCCGCGGAAGAAGTAGTGCGTCGTCCAGTCCATGCCCATGCTGAGCGACACGCGGCCCGTGTTGGGCCCCTTGTCCTGGGCCCTCGCCGCGGCCACGCCCGTCAGCACGACCACCGCCGCCGCCAGCGTGGCGACACCCGCCCGCTGCCACCCCTGTCTCAGTCCTCTCATCGTTCGCTGTCCTCCTCGTTCCGTTGCGCTCGTGCGTCGCGCACGACGCGCGCACGCGCTTGACCGGCACGGGGCTCAGGAGCAAGCGGCGTGCCGGAGGTGCACCGAGCGTTTCGTCAACGGCAATTACGACTTGGGACAGCGCCTGACCGGCGCCGCTGCCGCCGGCGCGGGCAGCCGGCTCGGCCGTGCTCAATCAGCGGGCAGCGGCGGGCGGGGGCCGCTCAGGAGCGGCGGGGAAGGCGACAGCTGAGCTTCATGCGATTGGCGGCGATCCAGGCGTAGGCCCGGCGCGCCAGCGGCCGCGCTCCCGGCAGGTCGAAGGCGTGCCGCAGCCACCGCCATCGCGGCATGCGGGCGAGCAGCTCGGGAACGGCATCGGCGCCGCTCAGGACACGGCCATCGGGCAGGACGAGCTGCATCGCGGTCAGACAGGCGGCCTCGTCGATCGCAGGGAACCGCGCGCGACGCGCCGGAGAGCGGCAGGGCAAGATCTCGAGCTCGTCGGCGCCGCTGCCGAGCGCGCGCCGCATCAGCCACAGCGCGCTCGCTCGGCACATGGCGCAGTCGCCATCGTAGATCAGGACGGCGGGGGCCCCCATCCGCGCAGGCTGCGGTAGTAGAGGAGCAGGCCGACGGCCACCGCCGCCGCCACCACCGACTGCAGCAGGTCGGAGGCCGGCCCGCCGGCGACATAGTGCCGGACCCGCCAGCCGGCATAGAAGAGGAAGAACGCGATACCGGATCCGATGAGGATCCGGTGCGCGGTGATCAGACGCACACCGCGCCTACACGCCGAGGACGGCCTTGACGGCGTCGCGGGTGACGCTGACGGTCCGGTCGACCTCGGCGGCGGTCACCACCAGCGGCGGAGCGAAGAAGATGGTGTCGCCCGGGCCGCCCGGGGACTGCACCCGCACGCGGCTGACCAGGCCGCGCTTCATCATCTCGGCTTGCACGCGCGGCCCCACCTTCTGGTCGGCGGGCAGGTGGGCCTTCGTCGCTCGATCGGCCACGAGCTCCACGGCCGCCAGCAAGCCCTTGCCGCCCCGGACGTCGCCGACGTTAGGATGGTCGGCGAAGGCCTGCTGCAGTCCCTGATGCAGGCGCGTGCCCATCCGGGCTGCGTTCTCCCACAGCCGCTCGCGCTCCATGATCTCGATGTTCTTGAGGGCCACCGCGCAGCACGTCGGATGCCCGGAGTAGGTGAAGGCGTGCATCCACCGATCCTCCGGCTTCACGCCGTCCATGGCGTCCTTGATCTCCCGGCTCACGATGATGCCGCCCAGCGGCAGGTACCCGGACGTCACGCCCTTGGCGAACGACACCATGTCGGGCAGCACGTTCCAGTGGCCCATGGCGAACCAGCGGCCCGTCCGGCAGAACCCGGTGATCACCTCATCGGCGATGAACAGCACCTGGTGGCGCGTGCAGACCTCGCGCACCCGCGGGAAGTAGTCGTCGGTCGGATAGATGACGCCCCCGCCGCCGTGGATCGGCTCGGCGATGAAGGCCGCCACCGTGTCCGGACCCTCCCGCAGAATCGTCTCCTCCAGCTCGCGGGCCGCCGCCTGGCCGACCGTCTCGCCGGGGCGAGCGCCCTGGAACCGATAGGGGTAGCAGGTCTGCACGTGGACGATGCCCGGCACCCGGGGCTCGAACATCTTCCAGTAGGCGGCCATGCCCGTGGCGCTCATCGATTGCAGCGTGACGCCGTGGTACCCGTGGTGGCGCGCGATGATCTTCACCTTCTGCGGCTTGCCCCGCGCCTTCCAGTAGAACCGCGCGGTCTTCATCGCCGACTCGGTGGCCTCCGCGCCCCCCGTGGTGAAGAAGACGGCCTGCATGTTCTCGTAGGCCAGCTCGATCAGCCGCTGCGCGAGGTTGATGGCGGGCAGGTTGGAGGAGCCCACGTAGCCCGTGAAGTAGGCCAGCTCCTTCATCTGCTTGGCCGCGGCGTCGGCCAGCTCGGCGCGGCCGTGGCCGACGTTGACGTTCCAGAGCCCGCTGAGGCCGTCCAGGTACTCGCGACCCCCCAGGTCGAACACGGTCGCGCCCTGGCCCCGTACGTAGATCGTGGGCTCGGCGGCGTCGACCGGGTGGTGCAGCGGGTGGATCAGATGATCCTGGTCGGCTTTGATCAGCTCGGCGGCAGTCATCGCCATCGCTTCCTCCAATCGCCTCCGGGTATGGCGGGTGCGCGGGTCCGTGGGCCGCGGTACCAGTACGCCCAGGCGCGCGCGGGGCGCCCGTCGGCGCCTCTCACCAGCGTGGGACGACGCTCGAAATTGTACCCCTCCTCGCGATCGATCTCGGCGAGAACTTCGACGCGCTCGACCCGATACAGCTCTCCCCGCACCGTCGTCGGCCCCTCGACCAGCCCCGGATAGCTCCCCAATGCCAGCAACCGCCCCCGCACCCGCGCCAACTCCACGAATCTCATCGCCCCGACCAGAAACCCGTGCCGGCTAAGCCCCCGCATGAGGGTGCCATACGCGAACAGCAGCGCCGGCGGCTCGGGGTGGGCGGGGGCTCCGGAAACCCGTTTCCCTGCGACTGTCCTCGCCGTGCCTGTCGATGGACCCGCGGAACGCGACCGCCGCCTCCGCGCTCGTGGTTTCCGGAGCCCCCGCCCACCCCGCGGCGCCGGCGGCTGACGGTTCAGGGTGTGGCGTCGCTCGCGGAAGCCTGAAGCACCGCGCCCAGGAATTCTGCCTCGGGCAGCGCCCCTTCGAACTCCACGCGATCGTTGATGACGACCTTGGGCACCGCCATCACCTGATAGGCCCGGCTGAGGTCGGGGAATTCCGTGGCCTCGATGGCAGTCGAGCGCACGCGCTCCGAGGCGACGGCCATGTGCTGGGCCAGGCGGACCGCCCGGGGGCAGTGAGGTCAGGTGGGCGTCGAGAAGACCTTGATGTCGACGTCCCGGTCCAGACCGGCCAGCGCCGTCTTCGTGGCCTCGGCCAGCGCCGGCTCACCCGTCGACGCCACGATGATGGCGTCGATCAGATTGCCGAACTCGTAGCCGAGGGGCACGCCGTAGAAGCGGATACCGTAATCCCGGGCTCCCTCCACGACGATGGCCGGCACCCGGTCGATACCGTAACTGGCGGCACGCTCGCGGTCGATGGCCAGGTTCAAGACCTCCATCGTGATCTTGTCGCTGAGGGCCGCCACCTCGCGCACGAGCTGCTCGTTCTGGGCACACAGCTCGGCGGCGGCGAGCGACTGCGAGAAGACGGTCAGCTTGACCGGATCCCGGAGCGCCCCGAGCGCTTTGCGAACCTCGGCTTCGTTCTGCGGCGTGAGGATGGCCATGGCCAGATTATACCGGCGAACCGCGTGCCGGTCGGGCCCGGACGCGGATCACCGTGGGTCCCCGGCCGGCCAGGGCGCGGTGCAGGGCCCGCGTGAGCTGCTCCTCGTCGCCCGCCGTCACATCGGGCACGGCGGCCTCGGTCGGCGGTGTTTCGGCCCCGCCGACGCCCAGGTCGATGAGCACCACGGGCAGTTGGTGCCGGCCGGCGGTGGCGATGGCGTCCGGCGCCGCAGCCAGGCCCGCCGCGTCGCTGAAGGCGACGGCGTGGCCGCCCGCTCGCGCCAGTGACGCCGCCACGGCGGCGGCCGGCGCGAACGACTGCCCGGAGTCGCCGGCGCCCACCAGCAGCTCGTTCGGTCCGACGGCCTGCCACCGGGCCGTGACGACCGCGGCGCCGGGTCCTTCGTCGACCGTCGCGACGGTGCCGGCCGGTGTGAGCGCTCTCACCATGTCCACGGCTCGCGATGGCGAGAGCTGCCCGGCCGAGGTTGCGACCCGGCGCGCGCGTTTGAGGCGATCGAGCTCGGCGACATCCCAGTCGGCGCGGGCCTGCCCGCGAACTCGTGGCGCCAGCTCTTCGATGATGAGAGCGAGGTCGCCGGACACCGAGAGCACACCGGCCCGACCGGCGCCGCCATCCGTGGGCCCGCCGAGCGCGAGCCGGGGCAGCCCCGCCGGCCAGCTGATCGC
Coding sequences within:
- a CDS encoding methylmalonyl-CoA mutase family protein; this encodes MFDPTTLEQAAAARRAWEARELEEFLARQPEARPDRRSASGLPRQRVYTPEDIADTTWEAIGLPGQYPYTRGPYPTMYRGRLWTMRQIAGYGTGSDTNQRFHYLIAQGQTGLSVDFDMPTLMGYDSDDPRALGEVGREGVAVDTIEDMAALFDGVDLERISVSMTINPAAWILLAMYVALAEERGHDLHALSGTCQTDILKEYMAQKEWIFPIRPSLRLVRDMIVFCAQRMARYNPINISGYHISEAGATSVQEVAFTMANAIAYVEEVTRAGVPVDAFAPRLAFYFVAQADFFEEVAKFRAARRIWARLMKERFGAARPESMRLRFHCQTAAATLTKAQPLNNVVRTALQALSAVLGGAQSLHTNGLDEAYAIPSELAMKVALRTQQILAEETRIPDVVDPLGGSYYVEALTNRFETAVFAILAKVDALGGTVKALEDGYFQREIADSAWEEARARASGERVVVGVNRYVEPPQAASFEIHRVDPEVEARQVASLRAVRARRDGRRVAALLDRLRAEAQSPDVNLMPITIELVRARASLGEIVAALRAVWGSYVERPAF
- a CDS encoding AMP-binding protein, with the translated sequence MIDLAAIARTRGVDLTRWPPRYDPGYRPAPDAEYWLPEIECADPPERDALILAKLRRQVQWAWERSAFYRRKWTEAGVSPETLEELADLARFPVVQKEELRAAQAAAAPFGDYLCIEPRDVARIHGTSGTTGRPTVFGIGRDDWERIGEAHARILWGAGVRPHDRFMICSFFSLYLGSWGALEGGERLGATMFPFGAGVAGQTLMAVAWARDLRPTALYATPSYALHLAETARREGIDPRQLGLRVLLFSGEPGAGIPATKRQIEEAFGAACIDMGSMAEMTPWMTNGECRHRTGMHLWQDLVYTQVCDPARFQPVPFGEEGTPVYTHLERTSQPMIRLVSGDRARWSDAPCPCGRTYPRLPHGLYGRLDDMIIVRGENIYPSAIEDTLRAIEGFGGEFRVIVSRRETMDELLVRAEYAASHGAPAAQERLRAAMTERLRARLGVRPVVELLPAGMLPRTEFKARRVIDDRDLYRRGTTHV
- a CDS encoding cobalamin B12-binding domain-containing protein: MPEHRPRVLIAKVGLDGHDRGARLVARCLRDAGLDVIYTGLHRTPEEVVAAAVQEDVDVLGVSLLSGAHATLVPCILDLLREAHAQDIAVVLGGVIPDEEVPGLLARGVRDVVLQDTPPDDVVRRVRAAARSRLAR
- a CDS encoding transporter substrate-binding domain-containing protein, translating into MIHRVFVVFAAATFFCATTSSFAADALTSNIPPFSIEQGPRAGFVRDIVSEIAKRLGTEIAVIYGKSWPDSQEEAKSRPDTLIFPLARTAAREPHYQWVQKILDMDVAFATAPGRPKVETDGAARTLKGIGVRDGSPMVKDLQRRGYTNLVIVKSSAENARALHEARIDAWYAPVPEVAFNWMELGLPGAPAFGLKLDSAPVYIAASKNTPGLNLEQWRAAYAAMQRDGTLTRILAAYGL
- a CDS encoding DUF393 domain-containing protein, with product MGAPAVLIYDGDCAMCRASALWLMRRALGSGADELEILPCRSPARRARFPAIDEAACLTAMQLVLPDGRVLSGADAVPELLARMPRWRWLRHAFDLPGARPLARRAYAWIAANRMKLSCRLPRRS
- a CDS encoding aspartate aminotransferase family protein, with protein sequence MAMTAAELIKADQDHLIHPLHHPVDAAEPTIYVRGQGATVFDLGGREYLDGLSGLWNVNVGHGRAELADAAAKQMKELAYFTGYVGSSNLPAINLAQRLIELAYENMQAVFFTTGGAEATESAMKTARFYWKARGKPQKVKIIARHHGYHGVTLQSMSATGMAAYWKMFEPRVPGIVHVQTCYPYRFQGARPGETVGQAAARELEETILREGPDTVAAFIAEPIHGGGGVIYPTDDYFPRVREVCTRHQVLFIADEVITGFCRTGRWFAMGHWNVLPDMVSFAKGVTSGYLPLGGIIVSREIKDAMDGVKPEDRWMHAFTYSGHPTCCAVALKNIEIMERERLWENAARMGTRLHQGLQQAFADHPNVGDVRGGKGLLAAVELVADRATKAHLPADQKVGPRVQAEMMKRGLVSRVRVQSPGGPGDTIFFAPPLVVTAAEVDRTVSVTRDAVKAVLGV